The genomic segment CACGCAGGCGGCAAAGCGGCGCGTGCCCAGCACCAGCCCGAAGTTAAGCCCCGGCATGCGAAAACTCGCTTCATCGGTCGCGATACGACGTCGACAGGCACCGAACAGGTCGACTCCGGCACCGAAATTGCGGCCATGGGCCAGGCCGATGGTCACCGCAGGTGACCAGGCCAGCTTCTGGAGCAGCGTCTCGATCCGAATGAAGCGCAGCACGAGATCGCCTTCGCTGGCGTCCTGCCACCCCGAGAAATCGAAGCCGGCGCTGAAATTCTTTCCTCGTCCGGCGAGCACGATGACCTCGGCGGCTTCGGCATGTGCGGCATCTACCGCGTCGATCAATGCCTCGACCAATTCGGCCGACAAAGCGTTGCGTTTGTCAGGCCGGTTCAGCGTCAGCGTGACGCCACCGGCGGTGCGATCGACGGTCAACAGCTCGCTCATGCCGTGGCCCGCCCATTCATCTCGGCCAGTACCTCGGCAGTATGCTCGCCGAGCTCGGGGGGCCGACGGCGCACGCCCTGGCCGACCCCTGAAAAACGTACCGGCGAGCCGAACGTCTTGGTCGCCACACCGTTGGGAAGCTCCAGCGGCTGGACCCAGCCCATGTGCTCGACCTGAGGATCGGCCAGCACCTCGGAATACCGGTTGATCGGCGCACACGGCACGCCGGCTTCTCGGAAGCGCGCCAGCCAGGTTTCGCTATCGGCCTCGGCAAAGATCGCCTCCAGCATCTCGCGCAGTTCGGTCTGGTGGGCTGCCCGGTCGGTGGGTGATGCGAACCTTGGATCGGTCAGCCACGCCGGTCGGTCGACCACCGAGCACACTTTCTTCCAGAGGGCATCGTTGCCTGCCGCCATACCGAAATAGCCGTCGCGCGCGGCGAACGCCTGGTAGGGCGCATTTCGCGGATGCGCGCTGCCGAGCTTTTCCGGGTCGCGGCCGCTGCCGAAATACTCGGAGGTCTGCAGTGCGGCGATCCCGAGCGTCGCGCCCAGCATGGGCACATCGATATGGGCGCCCTGGCCGGTCTTCTCGGCCGAGCGAAGCGCCGAGGCGACCGAATAGGCCGCATACAGCCCCGCCGAGAAATCGGCCAGCGGCACGCCACATTTGACCGGTGCCCCGCCGGGTTCGCCGGTGATGCTCATGATGCCGCTCATCGCCTGCACCGTCAGATCGAATCCACCTTCCTGGGCGCGCGGTCCGGTCTGCCCGTACGCCGATATCGAAGCATAGATCAACGCCGGATTCACCCGGCTGAGTTCCTCGTAGCCCAGACCCAGCCGGGCCATCACGCCCGGGCGGTTGTTCTCGATGACGACCTGCGCGCTCTCACACAGCCGCCGGGCATTGTCACGATCCGTCTCGTTCTTGAGATCCAGTGCCACCGATCGCTTGTTGCGGTTCAGCGAAGCAAAGTTCTCGCTATAGCCATCGGTGATCGGCGGCCAGGCACGGAGGCTGTCACCCCCGTTGGGGTTCTCGACCTTGATCACGTCGGCCCCCATGTCGGCCAGCAACATGCCGCAGAACGGGCCGGCAGCCACGTTGCAGAACTCGATGACGGTGACGCCGCCTAACGGGCTGTCCATGGTGTCTCCTTGATTTAAGCAATAGAAATACGGGCCGTGCCGGGCGGCGAACCTGGTTCGACCTATGCCTCGGGCGGCTGCAAGGCGTCCGGAATCTCGACGCCCTGTTCGCGGAAGTAGCGCGCCGCGCCCGGATGCAGCGGCATGGGCAGACCGGCCAGCGCATGCTCCAGACTCATGACCTTGGTCGCCGAATGCACGCTGTTGAGAAACGGCAGGTTCTCGTAGATCGCCTGGGTGATCTTATAGACATCGTCCTCGGAAACATCGGCATTGACCACAAGGAAGTTGGGCTGGGCGACGGTGTGGATGGCCTTGTCCTGATTCGGATACGTGCCGGCCGGAATGTCGTAGCGTGTCCACAGCGAATACTTGCCGTTGGCCTTGGCCATTTCCTCGTCGGTGAAGTCCAGCACCTGGACATCGTCGCCCATCGCAGCGTAAGCCCGGGTCACCGCCGAGACCGGCACCCCGCCGGGCGTGTTCATGCCGCCGATCACGCCGTTCTGCAATGCGTTGGCCGAGCCTTCGTAGCCCTGATGCATTAGGTTGAAGTCGGCGTTCACGTCATAGCCGAGATTGGTCAACAGCGTGGTGCCGGAGCCTTCCGTTCCCGAGTTGCGACGGCCGATGGAAAACCGTCCCCCGACCAGGTTATCCATATCGGCCATCGTACCGGTATCGACGAATTTCTTGCGGACCACGAAATGCTCGACGTTGGACCACAGCATCGTGATAGAGCGCAGCTGTTGCTGTTTGCCGGCATCGGCCAGCCGGCCCTCGCCTTCCCACGCCCAGGCGCCGAACACGCCCTGAAGAATCGCGAACTGAGCCTGATCCTCTCTCAGCAGCTTGATGTTCTCTCCCGAGCCGGCTGTGCTGATCGCCGATAGCGAGATACCGGTCTTGGGTTCGAGTTTGACCTTGGTCAGGGAGGCCAGCCCGACGCCGACCGGGTAGAACGTGCCGCCGGGTGTCGCCGTAGCCAGGATATAGGACTGGCCGGCCGCCCCAGCCGTCTGGGCCGCCCCGAGCACGAGCATCGCTCCCACCGCGGCGCAGGCCACTAATCGCTTGATTGATTTCATTGTTTTCTCCCTCGCATGATCGGCCGTCAGCCGTTGTTCTGAATATTGATAGTGCGTTCCATATTCAAGCTAGCCGTGTTCCGCCCGGCTTGTCAACGACGTGAGCCCCAGCTGCCGGATAGCGGCACCAGCCCCACGCCCTCCGACGTGCGCGGGTTTTCAGGCACGGGGTCATGCAATTGACAAACGCGCTCACGCATAGATACATTTTGTGGAACGACGATCCATATATTAGAACAGACACAAAGACGACTGACCACCCGCCGTAGGCACTTCACCAGCCGCGGCGGCCCGTGTCTGTCGAACCGTACGATCGATTGGCCGAACGCCCGCTAGAGACGCGTCGCCCATATCGCGAACCTGGAGGAGATCCATGGCTGACCCGAACCCGACGCCCGTGGCGACGCCGCCTGCCGGCAGCCAGCCCGATCGCAACGGCTACGTCATGACCGCGATCGCCGCGGCAATCGCCGCCTTGCATCTGTATCTGGTGACGTT from the Salinisphaera sp. T31B1 genome contains:
- a CDS encoding enoyl-CoA hydratase/isomerase family protein — encoded protein: MSELLTVDRTAGGVTLTLNRPDKRNALSAELVEALIDAVDAAHAEAAEVIVLAGRGKNFSAGFDFSGWQDASEGDLVLRFIRIETLLQKLAWSPAVTIGLAHGRNFGAGVDLFGACRRRIATDEASFRMPGLNFGLVLGTRRFAACVGADTAREIQSSTRTFDAEEAHRIGFVTETAAVDAWSALVDDEFARSPDPARALLHGALDDAQPDRDLARLVRSAAAPGLKSRIAAYLAPADKA
- a CDS encoding CoA transferase — translated: MDSPLGGVTVIEFCNVAAGPFCGMLLADMGADVIKVENPNGGDSLRAWPPITDGYSENFASLNRNKRSVALDLKNETDRDNARRLCESAQVVIENNRPGVMARLGLGYEELSRVNPALIYASISAYGQTGPRAQEGGFDLTVQAMSGIMSITGEPGGAPVKCGVPLADFSAGLYAAYSVASALRSAEKTGQGAHIDVPMLGATLGIAALQTSEYFGSGRDPEKLGSAHPRNAPYQAFAARDGYFGMAAGNDALWKKVCSVVDRPAWLTDPRFASPTDRAAHQTELREMLEAIFAEADSETWLARFREAGVPCAPINRYSEVLADPQVEHMGWVQPLELPNGVATKTFGSPVRFSGVGQGVRRRPPELGEHTAEVLAEMNGRATA
- a CDS encoding TAXI family TRAP transporter solute-binding subunit; protein product: MKSIKRLVACAAVGAMLVLGAAQTAGAAGQSYILATATPGGTFYPVGVGLASLTKVKLEPKTGISLSAISTAGSGENIKLLREDQAQFAILQGVFGAWAWEGEGRLADAGKQQQLRSITMLWSNVEHFVVRKKFVDTGTMADMDNLVGGRFSIGRRNSGTEGSGTTLLTNLGYDVNADFNLMHQGYEGSANALQNGVIGGMNTPGGVPVSAVTRAYAAMGDDVQVLDFTDEEMAKANGKYSLWTRYDIPAGTYPNQDKAIHTVAQPNFLVVNADVSEDDVYKITQAIYENLPFLNSVHSATKVMSLEHALAGLPMPLHPGAARYFREQGVEIPDALQPPEA